The sequence GCGCTGTGGCCAAGAACAGCAGTGCCTACCATGgcaaggtgagagagagagagcaaattcATCTGATGGTCTGTTGAATTCTGCTAACAAACTGTCCAACGCAATGCAAAGGCCATTCGGCAGAATCTTAGCAGTTGCCATGGCAATTCCCTGTGCTCACTCCTGCCGTGTTCTCTCTTTGCTGCATTATGTTTGTTGCAATTACCAAAGCAGAAGAGCTTATTTATGTCTTTGATTTTGTACACAGAATAAGACTTGTTCTTTAGGAGCATTTAAAAAGGAGCTAGTGGTCATACATGTGCAGCATTTCCATGTATGTTCTGTTAAGTGTTTGTGTTGTCTGCATATCTTTGTCTTGTATAATGCTATTATGCAtggtgtagagagagagagagaaatacccTGACAGCAAGTTGCAGTacatgggggtgtgtgtgtgtgtgtgtgtgtgtgagtcattgGGCGAGGAGTGGGCGGATGAGTACAGAGTACAGCTCCTCACCCACGCTGCAGCGTGTTGGAATAGAGGGCGAAGAggtgaggagaaagagaagccCTGTCGTGATTACCATCAGTCTGAGAGACCAGCTTTTGCATGatctaatttttatattatataaatttaattgCATACTGAATTAATCAGTAATCAAGAATGCATAAATGGTGGCTGATTcagaaaaggtttttatttgctttttatgtTTCTGTGTCTAGGGCAAGGATCTGCTCACCCAGAAGATCCCGGTGTGGCAGCAATCCTGCTCTGATCCTAACAAGCTCCCGGAGAGGGCCATGTTGCTGGTCCAGCAGATGATGTCTGGCTCGAACCCCCTTCTCTCCAGCCCACTGCATTCCTCTAAGGGCAATCTGGTCATCTCGGACCCGATCCCTGGTGCTCAGCCCCTGCCTGTGCCCCCTGAGCTGGCTGCCCTCATGGGCCACCCAGGGGTGAGTGACACCCACCCACCTCACTACAGCTCATTGTTACAGAAGGTTTTACCATTCGATCTGAAAGCCTGTGACATTATCCTACATATTCAACACAGATATTTATAAAGGCAATTCTTTAAGCCGATCATTTGCTTCCTGTGTGGTAGGAAGATTTAAATAGTGAGATGCTGATGTTATCATGTGGTGAGATAGATGGCTGGTGCAGGGAGCAAAGGGAAAGCGAGTAAACATTTCCATTTCGACGTGCAAGACGTGCGTCGGCTTCAGAATCTCATTTTTGCGGACAGCGCTTTTGTACAGAGCACCTTACCCTCAGCAAATTTTAATATCCAAGTCGGATCTAGTTACACTGGCTCTTATCTCTTTTTAATGCCAGAGTAAGTCTCATGTGACACGAAACCCAGTTCGTAGTCAGACGCCTTTTTCagtacaatattaaatatattgtatGTGTGGCTGTAGCTTGCGAATCACTCAATCATGGCTTCACTCACTCctgcacacactcagtcactgcTTTACACTCTTACTTAACTCACTGCTTTACTCTTTCACTAACTGTCTACTTTTCCTACTCACTTGCTCAGTTTTACGTACTCTTTcactttttaactcactacctCACCCACTAAACACGTCACACtgaatttatgaaaaaaaaaaaaaatttaaactcCCTTCACATGTCACGCTCAATCCTTCTCTCACCTtctttgtattcattcattcagttttttcacatttttattcatgcagTAACTGGAAAGCATTTAGAAGCTATTCAAGAGTAAAGAAGCAAGCAGAACAAGAGAAAACTACATTTTAGTGAAGTAGAGGTTGTGTGACCTGTTTTAATAGCTATTTGTATGAATAAgttctatatttctatttttttttatctttaattatACTATAGGTGAAGCAAATAAGTCCATTTTaattcacataaacaaaacactttatttaacaaattattGTTAAAACTGTGTCTACATCCATATTAGCACTTTATGGTGCCTTTTGTAAGTAAATGCACTTAATACACAGAGCAAAAGTGATATTTTTAACCCTTGAATGTGACTTTTGCTGATCTTCATTTCGTACCTTTTGCTACAGAGGCTGATGGGTCCTGATGGTATGTCTCTGGTCAATGGTACAACAGGAATGCAAGGGGAGGAGTACTGGGCTGAAGGGGGTGTGTCTCAGGGAAGACCCGCCTCCCCACAGCCTCAGTCTCAGAGTCAGCCACAGAGGCAGGTCAGCGAGGTTTACTCCAACACCCTGCCTGTCCGCAGACCCCAGCCCGCTAAGAGCAAGGCCACCGTGGGTATGGGATTGAGCCACCTACAAAATAGTCAAACAATATAGTTTAAATTGACAAATCAGCTTAAGTCCCAAATGTTCAGTTCACAGAAGCAGCACAGTTCTGACATTTAAATTGTTGCTAAATTGAATTCCACCTACAAGTATTTTGATCTCATAagatttttctctcttcccctcAGGAGAGACACGGACTCTGCCCAGGTCCAGCTCCATGGCAGCAGGACTGGAGAAGAACGGGCGTTCACGTGTGCAGGCCATCTTCTCTCATGCTGCTGGTGACAACAGCACACTGCTCAGCTTTACCGAGGGTGACATTATTACACTGCTGGTGCCCGAGGCTCGGGATGGTTGGCATTATGGAGAGAACGAGAAGAACAAGATGTAAGTTGTTTGCTGTGGGAATAGACAAAAACTTGTTTTTACCAACAGGTGGGACATgactgaacaaaacaaaactctgaTGGTTTTGTTCTTACCATTACTGCCTTCTTGGGGTTGAgtattattaatttacttttaaaagcactaaatatacttattttagttttaaatatgtatatttagtatactatatatgtttttttttcttcttttaggAGAGGCTGGTTCCCTTTTTCTTACACACGAGTGTTACCCGAAAGCGACAGTGACAAGCTGCGAGTTAAGTAAGTACTCTGACGCTTTCTTGCACTCGAAAAAGTTCTTagtgttttatcattttttgcATTTCGAAAAAATGATAAAGTGCGTATCTTTTCGTAAAAGCCACTTTCTGAAGGTTGATTAATTTCTGTTTAGGTCTTTCTCAGGCTTTTCTCTTTATAGTTTCCTAGAGGTTTGACATAGACCAAGTGCACTTGTCTCTTATAATTGCCTCTTATGTGGATATGGGAAATTGCTTGCTTGGGTGCTCTGTCtctgcaaaaacaaaaccaaaaaaaaaaacagctgggtTTTGGGAGAAATGCCTGTTGCATTCAAATAAGGCCACCGCAAAACCGACTGATTTGATTAAAGCTACAGCGACCTCCAGTGGTGCATGTATGGGCTTGAGTAGTCTGGGCTGATTGTGCACTCTCCTTCAGTCTACATCACGGGAAGAGCAGCAGCACGGGGAACCTGCTGGAGAGAGACGACACGTCTCTGCCCATGCCTGACTACGGTCTGACCGCCCGTCTGTTGGCTCAGAGCCTCACACAGAATCGCCCTCGTCCCTACAGCATGGCTGGcttcacacaggtacacacaaccacacacacacacacacacacttacacacacgcaagcaTGCTTGCTAACTATTAATCCTGTAGGTTTCTCAGCTAAAATTTCCTATACCGCCTCTGCATGATTCTTTTCTTCGTAATGGGGAGATATTCCTCTGAGCTCCGAAGCATACTGACTCCACCTGCTGGAGCAGAATACTCTCGTTTCTGATTACGCTGCACTGAGCAATGCatgactgtttttttctttaatgtgaaCTAACACCAATTACACCTTCACCGGCTCTGCTTTGGTGCACTTCAGAGTAGcgttgaaatgttctttttacaTTAAATTCACAGCCAGCGATTGAGGATTATGACAGTCGTTTTGCCACAAGGTAAGATTTAATGTGGAGGAGCTGAGATGTGTTATATGTAAGAAATTAACTGTATGGTGTCATACAAATCGGATAGCGGGAAGATCCTTCTGATAGTAAACAGTAACTAAAGGAATACTccagtggttttttttttggactgatCACTTTTCACCATATATGCAGCATATGTGTGATTACCCTGGACAAGA is a genomic window of Tachysurus fulvidraco isolate hzauxx_2018 chromosome 15, HZAU_PFXX_2.0, whole genome shotgun sequence containing:
- the baiap2a gene encoding brain-specific angiogenesis inhibitor 1-associated protein 2a isoform X2; translated protein: MVWTEDISMSRTDEVHRVTENVYKTIMEQFNPCLRNFVAMGKNYEKSLSTVTFAAKGYFDALVRMGELASESQGSKDLGDVLFQMAEVHRQIQVQLEEMLKCFHTELLSELEKKVDLDARYLTAALKKYQMEHKSKGESLEKCQAELKKLRRKSQGSKNPSKYNDKELQYVETINTKQGELDNFIAEGYKTALSEERRRYCFLVDRQCAVAKNSSAYHGKGKDLLTQKIPVWQQSCSDPNKLPERAMLLVQQMMSGSNPLLSSPLHSSKGNLVISDPIPGAQPLPVPPELAALMGHPGRLMGPDGMSLVNGTTGMQGEEYWAEGGVSQGRPASPQPQSQSQPQRQVSEVYSNTLPVRRPQPAKSKATVGETRTLPRSSSMAAGLEKNGRSRVQAIFSHAAGDNSTLLSFTEGDIITLLVPEARDGWHYGENEKNKMRGWFPFSYTRVLPESDSDKLRVNLHHGKSSSTGNLLERDDTSLPMPDYGLTARLLAQSLTQNRPRPYSMAGFTQPAIEDYDSRFATSDHALEVYLRSSLMDGHTAQLFY
- the baiap2a gene encoding brain-specific angiogenesis inhibitor 1-associated protein 2a isoform X9, which encodes MVWTEDISMSRTDEVHRVTENVYKTIMEQFNPCLRNFVAMGKNYEKSLSTVTFAAKGYFDALVRMGELASESQGSKDLGDVLFQMAEVHRQIQVQLEEMLKCFHTELLSELEKKVDLDARYLTAALKKYQMEHKSKGESLEKCQAELKKLRRKSQGSKNPSKYNDKELQYVETINTKQGELDNFIAEGYKTALSEERRRYCFLVDRQCAVAKNSSAYHGKGKDLLTQKIPVWQQSCSDPNKLPERAMLLVQQMMSGSNPLLSSPLHSSKGNLVISDPIPGAQPLPVPPELAALMGHPGRLMGPDGMSLVNGTTGMQGEEYWAEGGVSQGRPASPQPQSQSQPQRQVSEVYSNTLPVRRPQPAKSKATVGETRTLPRSSSMAAGLEKNGRSRVQAIFSHAAGDNSTLLSFTEGDIITLLVPEARDGWHYGENEKNKMRGWFPFSYTRVLPESDSDKLRVNLGPELSRF
- the baiap2a gene encoding brain-specific angiogenesis inhibitor 1-associated protein 2a isoform X7; the protein is MVWTEDISMSRTDEVHRVTENVYKTIMEQFNPCLRNFVAMGKNYEKSLSTVTFAAKGYFDALVRMGELASESQGSKDLGDVLFQMAEVHRQIQVQLEEMLKCFHTELLSELEKKVDLDARYLTAALKKYQMEHKSKGESLEKCQAELKKLRRKSQGSKNPSKYNDKELQYVETINTKQGELDNFIAEGYKTALSEERRRYCFLVDRQCAVAKNSSAYHGKGKDLLTQKIPVWQQSCSDPNKLPERAMLLVQQMMSGSNPLLSSPLHSSKGNLVISDPIPGAQPLPVPPELAALMGHPGRLMGPDGMSLVNGTTGMQGEEYWAEGGVSQGRPASPQPQSQSQPQRQVSEVYSNTLPVRRPQPAKSKATVGETRTLPRSSSMAAGLEKNGRSRVQAIFSHAAGDNSTLLSFTEGDIITLLVPEARDGWHYGENEKNKMRGWFPFSYTRVLPESDSDKLRVNLHHGKSSSTGNLLERDDTSLPMPDYGLTARLLAQSLTQNRPRPYSMAGFTQ
- the baiap2a gene encoding brain-specific angiogenesis inhibitor 1-associated protein 2a isoform X6, translating into MVWTEDISMSRTDEVHRVTENVYKTIMEQFNPCLRNFVAMGKNYEKSLSTVTFAAKGYFDALVRMGELASESQGSKDLGDVLFQMAEVHRQIQVQLEEMLKCFHTELLSELEKKVDLDARYLTAALKKYQMEHKSKGESLEKCQAELKKLRRKSQGSKNPSKYNDKELQYVETINTKQGELDNFIAEGYKTALSEERRRYCFLVDRQCAVAKNSSAYHGKGKDLLTQKIPVWQQSCSDPNKLPERAMLLVQQMMSGSNPLLSSPLHSSKGNLVISDPIPGAQPLPVPPELAALMGHPGRLMGPDGMSLVNGTTGMQGEEYWAEGGVSQGRPASPQPQSQSQPQRQVSEVYSNTLPVRRPQPAKSKATVGETRTLPRSSSMAAGLEKNGRSRVQAIFSHAAGDNSTLLSFTEGDIITLLVPEARDGWHYGENEKNKMRGWFPFSYTRVLPESDSDKLRVNLHHGKSSSTGNLLERDDTSLPMPDYGLTARLLAQSLTQNRPRPYSMAGFTQFGS
- the baiap2a gene encoding brain-specific angiogenesis inhibitor 1-associated protein 2a isoform X4, which produces MVWTEDISMSRTDEVHRVTENVYKTIMEQFNPCLRNFVAMGKNYEKSLSTVTFAAKGYFDALVRMGELASESQGSKDLGDVLFQMAEVHRQIQVQLEEMLKCFHTELLSELEKKVDLDARYLTAALKKYQMEHKSKGESLEKCQAELKKLRRKSQGSKNPSKYNDKELQYVETINTKQGELDNFIAEGYKTALSEERRRYCFLVDRQCAVAKNSSAYHGKGKDLLTQKIPVWQQSCSDPNKLPERAMLLVQQMMSGSNPLLSSPLHSSKGNLVISDPIPGAQPLPVPPELAALMGHPGRLMGPDGMSLVNGTTGMQGEEYWAEGGVSQGRPASPQPQSQSQPQRQVSEVYSNTLPVRRPQPAKSKATVGETRTLPRSSSMAAGLEKNGRSRVQAIFSHAAGDNSTLLSFTEGDIITLLVPEARDGWHYGENEKNKMRGWFPFSYTRVLPESDSDKLRVNLHHGKSSSTGNLLERDDTSLPMPDYGLTARLLAQSLTQNRPRPYSMAGFTQPAIEDYDSRFATSLGPELSRF
- the baiap2a gene encoding brain-specific angiogenesis inhibitor 1-associated protein 2a isoform X1 is translated as MVWTEDISMSRTDEVHRVTENVYKTIMEQFNPCLRNFVAMGKNYEKSLSTVTFAAKGYFDALVRMGELASESQGSKDLGDVLFQMAEVHRQIQVQLEEMLKCFHTELLSELEKKVDLDARYLTAALKKYQMEHKSKGESLEKCQAELKKLRRKSQGSKNPSKYNDKELQYVETINTKQGELDNFIAEGYKTALSEERRRYCFLVDRQCAVAKNSSAYHGKGKDLLTQKIPVWQQSCSDPNKLPERAMLLVQQMMSGSNPLLSSPLHSSKGNLVISDPIPGAQPLPVPPELAALMGHPGRLMGPDGMSLVNGTTGMQGEEYWAEGGVSQGRPASPQPQSQSQPQRQVSEVYSNTLPVRRPQPAKSKATVGETRTLPRSSSMAAGLEKNGRSRVQAIFSHAAGDNSTLLSFTEGDIITLLVPEARDGWHYGENEKNKMRGWFPFSYTRVLPESDSDKLRVNLHHGKSSSTGNLLERDDTSLPMPDYGLTARLLAQSLTQNRPRPYSMAGFTQPAIEDYDSRFATSAGGVWWVGGESDRESQRALHLLASHLYRH
- the baiap2a gene encoding brain-specific angiogenesis inhibitor 1-associated protein 2a isoform X3 — translated: MVWTEDISMSRTDEVHRVTENVYKTIMEQFNPCLRNFVAMGKNYEKSLSTVTFAAKGYFDALVRMGELASESQGSKDLGDVLFQMAEVHRQIQVQLEEMLKCFHTELLSELEKKVDLDARYLTAALKKYQMEHKSKGESLEKCQAELKKLRRKSQGSKNPSKYNDKELQYVETINTKQGELDNFIAEGYKTALSEERRRYCFLVDRQCAVAKNSSAYHGKGKDLLTQKIPVWQQSCSDPNKLPERAMLLVQQMMSGSNPLLSSPLHSSKGNLVISDPIPGAQPLPVPPELAALMGHPGRLMGPDGMSLVNGTTGMQGEEYWAEGGVSQGRPASPQPQSQSQPQRQVSEVYSNTLPVRRPQPAKSKATVGETRTLPRSSSMAAGLEKNGRSRVQAIFSHAAGDNSTLLSFTEGDIITLLVPEARDGWHYGENEKNKMRGWFPFSYTRVLPESDSDKLRVNLHHGKSSSTGNLLERDDTSLPMPDYGLTARLLAQSLTQNRPRPYSMAGFTQPAIEDYDSRFATSSDGKLISTV
- the baiap2a gene encoding brain-specific angiogenesis inhibitor 1-associated protein 2a isoform X8 — protein: MVWTEDISMSRTDEVHRVTENVYKTIMEQFNPCLRNFVAMGKNYEKSLSTVTFAAKGYFDALVRMGELASESQGSKDLGDVLFQMAEVHRQIQVQLEEMLKCFHTELLSELEKKVDLDARYLTAALKKYQMEHKSKGESLEKCQAELKKLRRKSQGSKNPSKYNDKELQYVETINTKQGELDNFIAEGYKTALSEERRRYCFLVDRQCAVAKNSSAYHGKGKDLLTQKIPVWQQSCSDPNKLPERAMLLVQQMMSGSNPLLSSPLHSSKGNLVISDPIPGAQPLPVPPELAALMGHPGRLMGPDGMSLVNGTTGMQGEEYWAEGGVSQGRPASPQPQSQSQPQRQVSEVYSNTLPVRRPQPAKSKATVGETRTLPRSSSMAAGLEKNGRSRVQAIFSHAAGDNSTLLSFTEGDIITLLVPEARDGWHYGENEKNKMRGWFPFSYTRVLPESDSDKLRVNDHALEVYLRSSLMDGHTAQLFY
- the baiap2a gene encoding brain-specific angiogenesis inhibitor 1-associated protein 2a isoform X5 is translated as MVWTEDISMSRTDEVHRVTENVYKTIMEQFNPCLRNFVAMGKNYEKSLSTVTFAAKGYFDALVRMGELASESQGSKDLGDVLFQMAEVHRQIQVQLEEMLKCFHTELLSELEKKVDLDARYLTAALKKYQMEHKSKGESLEKCQAELKKLRRKSQGSKNPSKYNDKELQYVETINTKQGELDNFIAEGYKTALSEERRRYCFLVDRQCAVAKNSSAYHGKGKDLLTQKIPVWQQSCSDPNKLPERAMLLVQQMMSGSNPLLSSPLHSSKGNLVISDPIPGAQPLPVPPELAALMGHPGRLMGPDGMSLVNGTTGMQGEEYWAEGGVSQGRPASPQPQSQSQPQRQVSEVYSNTLPVRRPQPAKSKATVGETRTLPRSSSMAAGLEKNGRSRVQAIFSHAAGDNSTLLSFTEGDIITLLVPEARDGWHYGENEKNKMRGWFPFSYTRVLPESDSDKLRVNLHHGKSSSTGNLLERDDTSLPMPDYGLTARLLAQSLTQNRPRPYSMAGFTQCRWRVVGRGGI